A region of Zeugodacus cucurbitae isolate PBARC_wt_2022May chromosome 5, idZeuCucr1.2, whole genome shotgun sequence DNA encodes the following proteins:
- the LOC105218144 gene encoding uncharacterized protein LOC105218144, protein MEKATACDNSGQVYRATTLPTTNNNEDLRNSKESAQLQPETQSHSQSKPKKVRRDKSDLGENFKAPDGGWAWLVCIAAGCSNLSIYPCLQQFGFIFRERLGVLGLTSSQITTIINTNPAVSACTGLLNGPMFRRFTFRQVALAGSFFIFTGLMLTAFCESFIGYMITYALLFGFGVGISVSASSLAINTYFKNKRRRAAGFSWTLTGLGPIFLPHVVTLFVGYYGVQGTVFIFAALSLHSMVCALIYQPVRYHAPPPDVPEAAGDSGIAAGETEYLCEYCQIQCKRNGIFSSQYLYQDDDEAMPGYEIIEPGTPMLSRANDGWFGSKLSLTSTHRAGTPRFRTVSSSKDIEGTNRLNRVISEEELKTAEVYKPNNFKRERDEVLLKQSASNGNFRAAPHFGGLHGTTAPLYCTCAEERKLLEKAQLRSSLTNKRLETTAEEDEDAAVSVQSYTFLQKVVTFFDLDLLRDFTFVNLVLGLTIINFGELNFSILTPFILNDFGFTTSQITSAMSVLGGLDIIVRFIVPFVTEKIPWDNRVFFLIGVVGIALGRTVVACTRSYTVILCTFVWIGMCKGVRTIFWPLIIPGCVPLKRLPAASGLALLISGLFTFACGPFVGLIRDRFNYSITLHFLNMLTFIAAISWSLEALVRRYRRRCRDRKRNCVT, encoded by the exons ATGGAAAAGGCAACGGCATGCGACAACAGCGGTCAAGTCTATCGCGCGACAACATTacccaccaccaacaacaacgaagACTTACGTAACAGTAAAGAGTCGGCACAGTTACAGCCAGAAACACAGTCGCACTCACAGTCGAAGCCAAAGAAAGTGCGTCGCGACAAAAGTGATTTGGGTGAGAATTTCAAAGCGCCAGATGGCGGCTGGGCTTGGCTGGTGTGCATCGCTGCCGGTTGTTCGAAC CTCTCGATCTATCCATGTCTGCAGCAGTTTGGTTTTATATTCCGCGAACGTTTGGGTGTTTTAGGTCTAACCAGTTCGCAAATCACAACAATTATCAATACCAATCCAGCCGTGTCGGCGTGTACAG GACTCTTAAATGGACCAATGTTTCGGCGCTTCACCTTCCGCCAGGTGGCCTTAGCCGGTTCATTTTTCATCTTCACGGGCCTAATGTTAACAGCATTTTGTGAGTCCTTTATCGGTTACATGATAACCTATGCACTACTATTTG GCTTTGGTGTTGGCATTAGCGTGTCTGCCTCCTCACTTGCCATAAACACCTATTTCAAGAACAAACGGCGTCGTGCAGCTGGCTTTTCTTGGACACTCACCGGCTTGGGACCGATTTTCTTGCCACACGTAGTCACACTCTTCGTCGGATATTATGGCGTACAAGGCACTGTCTTCATATTCGCCGCGCTCTCATTGCACTCCATGGTCTGTGCGCTCATCTATCAGCCGGTGCGCTATCATGCACCACCGCCTGATGTGCCCGAAGCGGCTGGAGATTCGGGTATTGCGGCCGGCGAAACGGAGTACCTCTGCGAATACTGTCAAATACAATGCAAACGTAACGGCATCTTCTCCAGCCAATATCTGTATCAGGACGATGACGAAGCTATGCCTGGGTATGAGATAATCGAGCCGGGCACGCCGATGTTGTCACGCGCCAATGACGGTTGGTTCGGTTCGAAGTTGTCGTTGACCTCCACACATCGAGCGGGTACACCACGCTTTCGTACCGTCTCCAGTTCGAAAGATATCGAGGGTACAAATCGACTCAATCGTGTGATATCCGAGGAAGAACTGAAGACGGCCGAGGTTTACAAACCGAACAACTTCAAACGTGAACGCGACGAAGTGCTGCTCAAGCAATCGGCTAGCAATGGCAACTTTCGTGCGGCACCACATTTTGGTGGTTTACATGGTACGACGGCTCCATTATATTGTACCTGTGCGGAGGAGCGTAAGCTACTCGAAAAGGCGCAGCTTCGTTCTAGTCTCACTAATAAAAGGCTGGAAACAACGGCAGAGGAGGACGAAGATGCCGCAGTGTCGGTGCAGAGTTACACATTCTTACAGAAAGTGGTGACTTTCTTTGATCTGGATTTGTTGCGTGATTTCACCTTCGTCAATCTGGTGTTGGGTCTAACGATCATCAATTTTGGAGAATTGAATTTTTCCATCCTAACGCCATTCATACTGAATGATTTCGGCTTCACCACATCACAAATAACGTCGGCCATGTCAGTGTTGGGTGGCTTAGATATTATTGTACGTTTCATTGTGCCATTCGTTACGGAGAAAATACCATGGGATAATCGTGTCTTCTTCCTAATAG GTGTCGTTGGCATCGCACTCGGCCGCACTGTCGTGGCCTGCACACGCTCCTACACGGTCATACTGTGTACGTTCGTTTGGATTGGCATGTGCAAGGGTGTGCGCACCATTTTCTGGCCTCTTATTATACCCGGTTGTGTTCCATTGAAACGTTTACCAGCAGCTTCCGGTTTGGCACTGCTCATTTCCGGCTTGTTTACGTTCGCCTGCGGACCATTTGTGG GTCTTATACGTGATCGTTTCAACTACTCGATCACCCTGCATTTTCTCAACATGTTGACATTCATCGCTGCCATCTCGTGGTCACTTGAGGCGTTGGTGCGTCGTTATCGCCGTCGCTGTCGCGATCGCAAGCGTAATTGCGTCACATGA
- the LOC105218142 gene encoding uncharacterized protein LOC105218142 isoform X1, producing MPKKPKRRDKSDLGPDFVAPDGGWGWVVCIAAGLSNLAMYPPLQQYGMIYRQRMFNLGFSAKETTTIANIMLSLASLVGIVNGAMFRRFTFRQVAIVGSILIFSGILLSAACTTFWQYVLCVSVIYGIGQGLNVSALSLAVNTYFKNRRRRAFGFMWTITGLGPIIFPHFTSLILIYYGGPGTIQIYAAISLNVFLCALTLQPVSWHTSKAPTQSETKLKEPEIEDVIIGTMPSAMPQLEMVEPECKYCQYMKRSRPSVDATQFDFDEHDLAVPSLEASEPDTPLMSRANDEFGSKYSLKYTGKTMNLPNKVGQDKGASSLTAPIAEVEQDNTRTDVDDNLPAEFRCTCAEEQALLQNSNSVEVKSSPKILVENQEKTQQLNTELDVHTAKLSLKQKVVKFFDLDLLKDFTFVNLVLGMTVMMFAEINFSILIPFILDQYGYSNEQISTAMSMQGGMDICVRFLAPIVLDKVGKLSNQVLFAFGIIAISLGRLLITVTDSYRVTLALFVLIGFGRGFRTIFSSLIIPTYVPLNRLPAASGLQLVCNALFTLCVGPILGVITDASSYTITIHFLNLLTSLALLFWLLEYLVRRMVTKKSKTAT from the exons ATGCCAAAAAAACCAAAGCGACGCGATAAATCCGATTTGGGTCCCGATTTCGTGGCGCCCGATGGCGGTTGGGGTTGGGTTGTCTGCATAGCTGCCGGTCTAagtaat CTGGCCATGTATCCACCATTACAACAATACGGCATGATTTACCGACAACGCATGTTCAACTTGGGATTCTCTGCCAAAGAGACCACCACAATCGCGAATATTATGTTGAGTTTAGCGTCATTAGTTG GCATTGTTAATGGCGCCATGTTTCGGCGTTTTACATTTCGTCAGGTTGCCATTGTCGGTAGTATTCTGATATTCAGTGGTATCCTCTTATCAGCAGCGTGTACGACATTTTGGCAGTATGTGCTTTGTGTATCGGTGATATATG GCATCGGTCAGGGTCTCAACGTGAGCGCCTTGTCGCTGGCCGTGAATACATACTTCAAAAATCGACGACGTCGTGCATTCGGCTTTATGTGGACAATCACCGGTTTGGGACCCATTATATTTCCGCATTTCACCTCTCTTATACTAATCTACTATGGTGGTCCGGGTACAATACAAATTTATGCTGCAATCTCGCTAAACGTCTTTCTCTGTGCTTTGACGTTGCAACCAGTATCGTGGCATACTTCGAAGGCGCCGACGCAAAGTGAGACGAAGTTGAAAGAACCTGAAATAGAAGATGTTATTATTGGCACGATGCCCTCAGCTATGCCACAGCTTGAAATGGTTGAGCCTGAATGCAAGTATTGTCAATATATGAAGCGTAGCAGACCCAGTGTGGACGCAACACAATTCGATTTTGACGAACATGACTTGGCTGTGCCGAGTCTTGAGGCCAGTGAACCGGACACGCCATTAATGTCACGCGCCAACGATGAATTCGGCTCGAAGTATTCACTAAAATATACGGGAAAAACTATGAACTTGCCAAATAAAGTTGGGCAGGATAAGGGAGCGTCCTCGCTAACCGCGCCTATCGCTGAGGTGGAACAGGATAATACTCGTACTGATGTTGATGACAATTTACCAGCCGAATTTCGTTGCACCTGCGCAGAGGAGCAAGCATTATTGCAAAATTCCAACAGTGTTGAAGTGAAAAGTTCGCCAAAAATCTTGGTAGAAAACCAAGAGAAGACTCAGCAATTAAACACGGAGTTAGACGTGCACACGGCCAAATTGAGTCTCAAACAGAAAGTAGTGAAATTCTTTGACTTGGATCTGTTGAAGGATTTCACTTTTGTCAATTTAGTGTTGGGCATGACTGTGATGATGTTTGCCGAGATAAACTTCTCCATTTTGATACCCTTCATTTTGGATCAGTACGGTTATAGTAATGAACAAATCTCAACCGCTATGTCCATGCAGGGTGGCATGGATATCTGCGTGCGCTTTCTAGCACCAATTGTGCTCGATAAAGTTGGCAAGTTGAGCAATCAGGTATTATTTGCATTTGGCATTATTGCTATCTCGCTCGGACGTCTGTTGATTACGGTAACCGACTCCTATCGTGTTACATTGGCACTCTTTGTGCTCATCGGTTTCGGTAGAGGTTTCCGTACGATATTTTCTTCACTTATTATACCAACTTATGTGCCTTTGAATCGTTTGCCCGCTGCATCCGGTCTACAATTGGTCTGTAATGCGTTATTTACACTTTGTGTGGGTCCCATTTTAG GCGTCATCACCGATGCCTCCAGttatacaataacaatacatTTCCTAAATTTATTAACCTCACTTGCCTTGCTCTTCTGGTTGTTGGAGTACCTGGTGCGTCGCATGGTGACGAAAAAGTCCAAAACAGCAACATAA
- the LOC105218142 gene encoding uncharacterized protein LOC105218142 isoform X2 has product MYPPLQQYGMIYRQRMFNLGFSAKETTTIANIMLSLASLVGIVNGAMFRRFTFRQVAIVGSILIFSGILLSAACTTFWQYVLCVSVIYGIGQGLNVSALSLAVNTYFKNRRRRAFGFMWTITGLGPIIFPHFTSLILIYYGGPGTIQIYAAISLNVFLCALTLQPVSWHTSKAPTQSETKLKEPEIEDVIIGTMPSAMPQLEMVEPECKYCQYMKRSRPSVDATQFDFDEHDLAVPSLEASEPDTPLMSRANDEFGSKYSLKYTGKTMNLPNKVGQDKGASSLTAPIAEVEQDNTRTDVDDNLPAEFRCTCAEEQALLQNSNSVEVKSSPKILVENQEKTQQLNTELDVHTAKLSLKQKVVKFFDLDLLKDFTFVNLVLGMTVMMFAEINFSILIPFILDQYGYSNEQISTAMSMQGGMDICVRFLAPIVLDKVGKLSNQVLFAFGIIAISLGRLLITVTDSYRVTLALFVLIGFGRGFRTIFSSLIIPTYVPLNRLPAASGLQLVCNALFTLCVGPILGVITDASSYTITIHFLNLLTSLALLFWLLEYLVRRMVTKKSKTAT; this is encoded by the exons ATGTATCCACCATTACAACAATACGGCATGATTTACCGACAACGCATGTTCAACTTGGGATTCTCTGCCAAAGAGACCACCACAATCGCGAATATTATGTTGAGTTTAGCGTCATTAGTTG GCATTGTTAATGGCGCCATGTTTCGGCGTTTTACATTTCGTCAGGTTGCCATTGTCGGTAGTATTCTGATATTCAGTGGTATCCTCTTATCAGCAGCGTGTACGACATTTTGGCAGTATGTGCTTTGTGTATCGGTGATATATG GCATCGGTCAGGGTCTCAACGTGAGCGCCTTGTCGCTGGCCGTGAATACATACTTCAAAAATCGACGACGTCGTGCATTCGGCTTTATGTGGACAATCACCGGTTTGGGACCCATTATATTTCCGCATTTCACCTCTCTTATACTAATCTACTATGGTGGTCCGGGTACAATACAAATTTATGCTGCAATCTCGCTAAACGTCTTTCTCTGTGCTTTGACGTTGCAACCAGTATCGTGGCATACTTCGAAGGCGCCGACGCAAAGTGAGACGAAGTTGAAAGAACCTGAAATAGAAGATGTTATTATTGGCACGATGCCCTCAGCTATGCCACAGCTTGAAATGGTTGAGCCTGAATGCAAGTATTGTCAATATATGAAGCGTAGCAGACCCAGTGTGGACGCAACACAATTCGATTTTGACGAACATGACTTGGCTGTGCCGAGTCTTGAGGCCAGTGAACCGGACACGCCATTAATGTCACGCGCCAACGATGAATTCGGCTCGAAGTATTCACTAAAATATACGGGAAAAACTATGAACTTGCCAAATAAAGTTGGGCAGGATAAGGGAGCGTCCTCGCTAACCGCGCCTATCGCTGAGGTGGAACAGGATAATACTCGTACTGATGTTGATGACAATTTACCAGCCGAATTTCGTTGCACCTGCGCAGAGGAGCAAGCATTATTGCAAAATTCCAACAGTGTTGAAGTGAAAAGTTCGCCAAAAATCTTGGTAGAAAACCAAGAGAAGACTCAGCAATTAAACACGGAGTTAGACGTGCACACGGCCAAATTGAGTCTCAAACAGAAAGTAGTGAAATTCTTTGACTTGGATCTGTTGAAGGATTTCACTTTTGTCAATTTAGTGTTGGGCATGACTGTGATGATGTTTGCCGAGATAAACTTCTCCATTTTGATACCCTTCATTTTGGATCAGTACGGTTATAGTAATGAACAAATCTCAACCGCTATGTCCATGCAGGGTGGCATGGATATCTGCGTGCGCTTTCTAGCACCAATTGTGCTCGATAAAGTTGGCAAGTTGAGCAATCAGGTATTATTTGCATTTGGCATTATTGCTATCTCGCTCGGACGTCTGTTGATTACGGTAACCGACTCCTATCGTGTTACATTGGCACTCTTTGTGCTCATCGGTTTCGGTAGAGGTTTCCGTACGATATTTTCTTCACTTATTATACCAACTTATGTGCCTTTGAATCGTTTGCCCGCTGCATCCGGTCTACAATTGGTCTGTAATGCGTTATTTACACTTTGTGTGGGTCCCATTTTAG GCGTCATCACCGATGCCTCCAGttatacaataacaatacatTTCCTAAATTTATTAACCTCACTTGCCTTGCTCTTCTGGTTGTTGGAGTACCTGGTGCGTCGCATGGTGACGAAAAAGTCCAAAACAGCAACATAA